The stretch of DNA ctccAAATTTGGTAATGACATCATTGGCACGTGCGCGTTTGGGGTCAAAGTTAATTCCTTCACAAATaaggaaaatgatttctatGCTTGTGCTTCGAggctatttaattttacaagcttcaaagttcaattaaaattaattttattcagactTTGTCCTAAAATAATGGAATTATTTAAGATCCCTCTTTTTGAGGAGAATGATCGGAATTTCCTGAAGAACCTCGTGTTGGATACAATGAAAGTcagagaagagaagaaaattattcgtcCTGATATGATTCATCTCCTTATGGAAGCTCAGAAGGGTAATCTGACGCATAATGATAACGATATGGACACGGCAGGATTTGCAACGGTTGAGGAATCTGAAATTGGTTTGGTAAAGTCCAAGAGAAAATGGTCAGACGATGAATTAGTTGCTCAATGctttctcttcttcttggCTGGTTTTGATACATCATCAACCGTTCTTAGCTTTCTCTTCTACGAGATCGTAGCTAATCCTGATGTTCAGGAGAAACTCTATGAGGAAATATCTGAAGTACACGCAAACCTCGAAGGAAAACCACTAAAATACGAAACTCTTCCCAAACTAAAATATCTCGACATGGTTATATCCGAGGCACTGAGGAAATGGCCAGTTCAAGCAGTTGATCGTGTTTGTATCCGAGACTTTACTTTCAAGTATGATGGCGATAAGGAATTTACATTCCACAAGGGTGATGCATTCTGGGTTCCAATTCTTGCATATCACTACAATCCTGAATACTTCCCTGATCCCGATAAATTTGATCCTGAACGTTTTAATGATGAGAATAAGGAAAAGATCAATACTTCGACCTATCTTCCTTTTGGAGTTGGACCTAGGAATTGTATTGGTAAGGAGATTCTTTTAAGACGTTTGAGGCTTTATtaagtaataaataaatatttttcaggctCTCGATTGGGACTGATGAACTTGAAGGCTATAGTTTTCTACATTGTCCTAAACTTTCATTTGGAAGCAACAGAAAAAACTCAGATTCCCATTCAATTGGCTAAGAACTTGCTAGGACTCCAGCCTGAAAAAGGAATTCATATTCTATTCCGTCCAAGGAACCAAAAGAAATTggattaaaaatcttaaaaattttccataaattttgaAGCAATTGATAGCACTGAAGCACTGCACTGAATCTAATCTACATTTGAAACTGTGTTAGTGCGTGAAAACTGAATACTTACGTATGGCATTtatattcacaaaaaacaattattttgcTTGTATTGCAAAGTTGTTAAGAATAAAGAggatttattcaaatattcgcaaattaaacaaaaacgCATTGACAAAGTGACACAATCAGCACATATTATTCTAAATTGGAATTCTGAGTTCTTCTAAATGTTAACCTTGACTTTTTgcgaataaaataataaaaattttcaatttagtttaaaatttgaaacCCATTCTCATCCTATCTGCGGATTAGAGgttcaaaattttcacatagtCATCGTGCATTTAAACATAGTGGAGCATATGGTGCTCCAGTTGATccatttttaaaacataaacaCATAAAGTGTGCTTTTCATTAGTTTCCCCCGTTTCCCCATCTGATTATATGTAAGAATGGATGATAAAGAGCTTAAAAGCAACCcaagaaaatacataaaaatataattagaaATTTGGAGAGTGtgtgttgatttatttctttaagaagAATATGTTGCAGCTATATCTATTTCAGTTTACGTACAAAACTGAATTTCTGATAACATAGAATGATTCTTGTAGTCCCTATTTTGATAGAAAAGGTGTTTcgtcaaaaagaattattttaattttaaaactttcagttaattcttgaatttatatgctaaaaatgcaaatgtaagatgagatttttttttaatgaaataaaacattgTCTAACACACTGATACACtgaatttgaaagaattcttcTGTGTTTGACCTTGCGAATGATCTGTGAGCGAGATTGAATTAAGTTtctgaagttatttgaaatttatgggTGTGTGGAATCTTCCTCATTCTCTTCTTTGGTCTATTACGAAATATTTACAACGTCATGCGTTATTTAAAGATACCATGCGAAGCTCCAGTTCAAATCTGCAccatttttatgtattaaaatttgGCTTCTCATCAGTTGCTTCGGGACTGTGATTGTGGGTTAACGTGTTaaagtttgaataaaaaacttaagaattatTTGATCATGTCCCTTGTTTGGCTATTAATTGCTTTGGTGGCAATTGTTTGGCTTGCCATAAAGTATGGACTGAAGAATCAACACTTCTTCCGAGAACGAGGAATTAAATTCATCAAGCCATTGCCATATTTTGGAGATTCGGTTGctattttcttcaatcaagAGAACCTCTTAGATTATTCCATCAGAGTGTGCAATGAATTCCGCAgagaaaagtataaaaaaaaagaattaaacttCTTAGTGAATAAAATACCTACAattatattcttatttttttttagaatttttggaaCATTTAGTGCTATGACTCCAACGGTTATTATACGCGATCCAGATATACTAAAGCAACTTACCATCAAGGAATTCGATCATTTTTCTGACCATCAACCTTTTGGTCCAAAGGAACTAGATCCTCTCTTCTCGAACTCTCTATTCCTACTTGAAGGACAGAAATGGCGGGAAATGCGAACAACTCTTAGCCCAGCATTTACAGGAAGTAAAATGCGACTTATGAGTGCTCTCATTGTGGAAATTTGTGAACAAATGGTTGAGTATTTGAAGACAGAAGCAAAGGAAAAAGGACCTCAAACACATGAAATGAAGGATTTATTTGCCAGAATTGCTACGGATATTATTGGCACTTGTGCTTTTGGGATTAAAGTTGATTCACTGAAAGACAAAGACAATAAGTTCTACAAGAGTGGCAAAGAAGTATTCGATCTGACATCCACAACTCTAGCAATGAAATTCATAGCTTTGAGAGTATGTCCAAGCTTAATGCGACTTTGTGGAATAACGCTTTTTGATGAGACCTACAGAGGTTTTTTGAAGGATTTGGTTTTGAATAACATGAAGACACGTCAAGAGAAGAATATCGTTCGTCCCGATATGATAAATCTTCTCATTGAAGCTCAGAAAGGAACACTTGAACACTCCTCAAATGAAAAGGACTCCGTTGGATTTGCAACAGTTGAGGAATCTCAAACTGCTAAAGTTACCAAGAAGACATCATGGACTGATGATGAAATTGTTTCTCAATGCTTCCTCTTCTTCTTGGCTGGCTTTGAAACTTCCTCAACTGTCCTATCCTTTGTGTCTTATGAAATTGCGCGGAATCTTGACATTCAAGAGAAACTCTACGAGGAAGCTAAAACTTTTTATGATGAATTGAAAGGGAAACCTCTCACCTATGATGCATTGCAGAAGATGAAATACCTGGATATGGTGGTATCAGAAACTCTAAGAATTTGGCCTCCGGTTCCAATCATCGATCGTTTCTGCACAAAGGATTTCACATTGGAGtatgaagaaggaaaattctatacCTTTCGCAAGGGTGAAGCTTTCTGGATTCCTTGCGGTGACATTCACTTTGATCCTGAAAATTACCCTGATCCTAAAAAATTCGATCCCGAACGCTTTAGTGATGAGAataagaattcaattaaacCATTGACTTACATGCCTTTTGGACTTGGACCCAGAAATTGCATAGGTAATCATCATAACTATCCTTAAAtagatttgaaaatttaatgcaatttttttctttatttctagGTTCTCGGTTTGCGCTTATGGAAGTGAAATCTCTAATTTTTTACCTGAtcgttaattttcatttcgatTTATCGGACAAGACAGAAGTTCCTTTGATTCTAGCAGGATCTATGGTGGGAATTAAGGCAAAAAAAGGCGTTTGGGTCAAGTTCCGCCCACGAGAATGAActcaaaaccaaaaaaatctaaGTTGCCAAATTAAGCTTgtttcaaactttaaaaaaatttaaaattttttataaatcgtTAATTTTATCAAGATATTCTTTCTGTAATACATTAATTAATGTAAATCAATCTACTGCTTATGTATacgaattatttttccaaataaatatttacaaatcaCCTAAATCgtgtttgttttaatttcttttatttcttgtgtcggattgaatttaaaaaaaaaactctgagtgat from Lutzomyia longipalpis isolate SR_M1_2022 chromosome 1, ASM2433408v1 encodes:
- the LOC129787718 gene encoding probable cytochrome P450 9f2, translated to MLLPFLIFTSIAALIYYIYQYGTKNENFFLEKGIKFQKPTFLFGNCFDMVRNKIGFFDYMRYIGEKFPNEKIIGHFDFRSPLFVILDPEIVKYLAVKEFDNFCDHRSVFDEKQDPLFGNSIFSLRGQKWRDMRATLSPAFTGSKMRQMCDLIVEICDQIVDFMKKEAEEKGPQTYEMKEFFSKFGNDIIGTCAFGVKVNSFTNKENDFYACASRLFNFTSFKVQLKLILFRLCPKIMELFKIPLFEENDRNFLKNLVLDTMKVREEKKIIRPDMIHLLMEAQKGNLTHNDNDMDTAGFATVEESEIGLVKSKRKWSDDELVAQCFLFFLAGFDTSSTVLSFLFYEIVANPDVQEKLYEEISEVHANLEGKPLKYETLPKLKYLDMVISEALRKWPVQAVDRVCIRDFTFKYDGDKEFTFHKGDAFWVPILAYHYNPEYFPDPDKFDPERFNDENKEKINTSTYLPFGVGPRNCIGSRLGLMNLKAIVFYIVLNFHLEATEKTQIPIQLAKNLLGLQPEKGIHILFRPRNQKKLD
- the LOC129787724 gene encoding probable cytochrome P450 9f2, yielding MSLVWLLIALVAIVWLAIKYGLKNQHFFRERGIKFIKPLPYFGDSVAIFFNQENLLDYSIRVCNEFRREKIFGTFSAMTPTVIIRDPDILKQLTIKEFDHFSDHQPFGPKELDPLFSNSLFLLEGQKWREMRTTLSPAFTGSKMRLMSALIVEICEQMVEYLKTEAKEKGPQTHEMKDLFARIATDIIGTCAFGIKVDSLKDKDNKFYKSGKEVFDLTSTTLAMKFIALRVCPSLMRLCGITLFDETYRGFLKDLVLNNMKTRQEKNIVRPDMINLLIEAQKGTLEHSSNEKDSVGFATVEESQTAKVTKKTSWTDDEIVSQCFLFFLAGFETSSTVLSFVSYEIARNLDIQEKLYEEAKTFYDELKGKPLTYDALQKMKYLDMVVSETLRIWPPVPIIDRFCTKDFTLEYEEGKFYTFRKGEAFWIPCGDIHFDPENYPDPKKFDPERFSDENKNSIKPLTYMPFGLGPRNCIGSRFALMEVKSLIFYLIVNFHFDLSDKTEVPLILAGSMVGIKAKKGVWVKFRPRE